The Pseudomonadota bacterium sequence TCGCGGCCCTTGTAGTTGTCAAGAGCCGAGACTCGTGCGTTCTTGCAGCGTCATGTTGCTAAAGCGTGACCGCCACGCCCGCCCTGGCCATGGCGTCGACGTAGCTGTAGTAGCTCAGGGTGTCCTCGTGCAGCTCGATTTCGAGACCGGCGCTGAGCTGCCAGTGAGCGGCGGTGTCTGTGCGGGCTTACCCGACCCAGCCGTTCAGCGATTTCGAGCGTGCGCCCCCAATAGGGCAGCGAGACACCCGAGAGCAGGCGCCCGGTATCGGGATGCCTGCTGATGCACTTTCCGGAGTGAATCGCTCGGGTGGTGCGGCCCGATGCCGCTCATCGCTGCCCGGCAGCAAGGCGCGCAGCACGAGATCTTCGCCCCGACCTTGCGCAGTCATGGTGAGGTTGACGGTGTAGAGCGTTTCCGGGATCAGAAGGTCCGCGCCGTAGCCGAGTGCGACGACCTTGTAGGCGGCAATCGCAAGCGCTGGAAGCGTCAGGAGCGCAATGAGGAGCCGCGAGCGCATGTATGCAGTTCCACCTAATCAAGAATCCAGGACACTGGCAATTCGGTGTCCGAGCGGACAGGGGCGCGCGGGTTTTCGACTCCGTACCATCTACGTAGTCCAGGTAGCTCGGCCGTCAAGGCCCGGCTGGTGCGGGCAGGCGCAGGCCGGGGATGCCCCATTCGGGCTCCACAGTCCCTGCTGCTCATGCTATCGGCAGCCCCATGCTTCTGTGTTTGCGGGTCCACAACTTCGCGATCATCGAGGAACTGGAAGTCAGTTTCGAACCCGGGTTGAACGTGCTCACGGGCGAGACCGGGGCTGGCAAATCGATTCTCGTTGATGCGCTCAAGCTCGTCTTGGGCGGGCGCGCACGGGCCGAGGTCGTGCGAGCTGGCGCAAGCTCGGCCGAGATCGAGGCTCTGTTCGACATAGCGGACGACCCGCAGGCGCTCGAGCGCCTCGACGAGGCTGGCTGCCGAGAACCGGGGGATGAATTGGTAGTGCGAAGGGTGATTCAGCAAACGGGCCGCAGTCGCGCCTACCTGAACGATCGCCTGGTACCCGCGAGCCAGCTCGTACGGCTCACACAAGGACTGGCGGACATCTCTTCGCAGCACGAACACCACACGCTGGTCGATTCCGGCCGCCACTTGGTGTTTCTGGACGCCTTCGGTGAACTGACAAGCCAAAGCCAAGCCATGACGGCGGCCTACCAGCGGCTGCTCGAATCGAGCAAACGCCTGGAGCAAACACGCAGCTCGGTGCGATCGCGCATGGAGCGTGAGGACTTGCTGCGCTATCAAGTTGGCGAGATCGAGCAGGTCGAGCCGCAGCCGGGAGAGACGCAGCGGCTCAGCGAGGAACGCAACCGCTGCCAACATGCCGAGCAGCTCGGTCTGCTTGCAGCCGGCGCCGAAGAGATTCTCTACTCGGCAGACGGTGCCGCTTGCGAACGGCTTGCATCGGCTGCGCACAAGCTCGAACAGGCGGCCAGGCTCGACGTCGGACTCGCCGAGCTGGCGGGGCAGCTCACTTCGCTGCAGACCCAGGTCGAGGAAGCGGCGCGCGATGTCGGCCACTATGCCAGGAGCATAGAGACCCAACCCGAACGGCTCGCCGAGGTGCAGGCGCGCCTCGAGCAGCTCGAGCGGCTGGAACGCAAGTATGGCGGCAGCCTCGAAGCGGTGCTCGAGCACCACGAACAAGCGGTCGAGGAGCTCGGCCAGCTCGCGCGTGCGAGCGACGATCTCGAGGACTTGAGCACCGAAGTGCAGGCCGCCGTCGCCGCTGCTGGCGACGCGGCCCGCAGGCTGTCGGCGGATCGAAAGCGCGTGGCGGCCAGGCTTGCGAAGACCGTGAGCGATGAGCTGGCTTCGCTCGGCATGGGCCACGCCAAGATCTTGGTCGAGGTGGCTCAGCCCGCAGGCAAGGAGGGAGAGCTCAACCTTCTGGGCGCAAGACTGCTTCCGACCGGCATCGACCAGGTCGAGTTTCTGATCGCCACCAACCGCGGCGAGGTGCCTCGAGCATTCGGCACGATCGCCAGCGGAGGAGAGCTCTCACGCGCGATGCTCGCGCTCAAGCGCGCCCTGGCAGGCCTCGGCCCGGCCGGCGTGTATGTGTTCGATGAGGTGGATGCCGGCGTGGGGGGTGCGGTAGCGGAGGTGATCGGCCGCAAAGTCAAAGAGGTGTCGGCCCACCATCAGGTCATCTGCGTGACGCACCTCGCGCAGATTGCGGCCTTCGCGGACGCGCACTTTTCGGTGGCGAAGCACGTGCGGGCAGGTCGCACGCGCAGCCACATCCGCCGCCTTGCCGAGGCGGAAAGGGAGGGGGAGCTCGCGCGCATGATCGGTGGGCTTCGTGTGACACGCAAGACGCTGGCGGCGGCCGCGGAGATGCTGCGGGCCACGGAGCAGTAGGCGCGCGGGCATCGCATCCACCCTGCGCGGCCGGCCTCGACCGGTTATGCTTGGACGGACCCTAGGGCGACACGTCTCGAGCAGGTGTCGCGATTGCGAGGTAGCCATGAGTCTGGTCGACGACGTGCGAGTGCACTACCAGCAGCCGCAGG is a genomic window containing:
- the recN gene encoding DNA repair protein RecN, which encodes MLLCLRVHNFAIIEELEVSFEPGLNVLTGETGAGKSILVDALKLVLGGRARAEVVRAGASSAEIEALFDIADDPQALERLDEAGCREPGDELVVRRVIQQTGRSRAYLNDRLVPASQLVRLTQGLADISSQHEHHTLVDSGRHLVFLDAFGELTSQSQAMTAAYQRLLESSKRLEQTRSSVRSRMEREDLLRYQVGEIEQVEPQPGETQRLSEERNRCQHAEQLGLLAAGAEEILYSADGAACERLASAAHKLEQAARLDVGLAELAGQLTSLQTQVEEAARDVGHYARSIETQPERLAEVQARLEQLERLERKYGGSLEAVLEHHEQAVEELGQLARASDDLEDLSTEVQAAVAAAGDAARRLSADRKRVAARLAKTVSDELASLGMGHAKILVEVAQPAGKEGELNLLGARLLPTGIDQVEFLIATNRGEVPRAFGTIASGGELSRAMLALKRALAGLGPAGVYVFDEVDAGVGGAVAEVIGRKVKEVSAHHQVICVTHLAQIAAFADAHFSVAKHVRAGRTRSHIRRLAEAEREGELARMIGGLRVTRKTLAAAAEMLRATEQ